From the genome of Azospirillum brasilense, one region includes:
- a CDS encoding methanol/ethanol family PQQ-dependent dehydrogenase — MKRLFRTCLLASAMAAGLGLSGPALAADVPSNDDLLNDAKSTGDVLTYGMGHQAQRFSPLDKLNPDTVKGLTPVWSFSFGGEKQRGQESQPIIHDGTIYVTGSYSRLYAVDVKTGQKKWQYDHRLPEGIMPCCDVVNRGAALYKDKIYFATLDARLVALNKDTGKVVWSKKIEDYKAGYSATAAPLIVDGKVITGNSGGEFGIIGMVEARDAETGELVWQRPTIEGNMGTLNGKESTMTGVMNASWSGDLYKTGGGATWLGGTYDPETKTLFFGTGNPAPWNSHLRPGDNLYTSSTLAIDPANGDIKWHYQTTPHDGWDFDGVNELVSFDLKKDGQTIKAGAKADRNGFFYVLDRTNGKLLSASPFVTKITWAKEIDVKTGRPVYNDDNRPGTPVGAEKGTSVFAAPAFLGAKNWMPMAYSPATELFYVPANEWGMDIWNEPITYKKGAAYLGAGFTIKPLYDDYIGALRAIDPKTGKIVWEYKNPAPLWGGVLTTGGNLVFTGTPEGYLKAFDAKSGKEVWKFNTGSGVVGSPVTWEQDGEQYVAVVSGWGGAVPLWGGDVAKLVKDINQGGSLWVFKLPKA, encoded by the coding sequence ATGAAGCGTCTCTTCCGCACCTGCCTGCTTGCGAGCGCCATGGCCGCCGGCCTTGGCCTGAGCGGCCCCGCATTGGCAGCCGATGTGCCGAGCAACGACGACCTGCTGAACGACGCCAAGTCGACGGGCGACGTCCTGACCTACGGCATGGGCCATCAGGCGCAGCGCTTCAGCCCGCTCGACAAGCTGAACCCGGACACGGTCAAGGGGCTGACCCCGGTGTGGTCCTTCTCCTTCGGCGGCGAGAAGCAGCGCGGGCAGGAGTCGCAGCCGATCATCCATGACGGCACGATCTACGTCACCGGCTCCTACTCGCGTCTCTACGCCGTGGACGTGAAGACCGGGCAGAAGAAGTGGCAGTACGACCACCGCCTGCCCGAAGGCATCATGCCCTGCTGCGACGTCGTGAACCGCGGCGCCGCGCTCTACAAGGACAAGATCTACTTCGCGACGCTGGACGCCCGTCTGGTCGCGCTGAACAAGGACACCGGCAAGGTCGTCTGGTCGAAGAAGATCGAGGACTACAAGGCCGGCTATTCGGCGACCGCCGCCCCGCTGATCGTCGACGGCAAGGTCATCACCGGCAATTCCGGCGGCGAGTTCGGCATCATCGGCATGGTCGAGGCGCGCGACGCCGAGACGGGCGAGCTGGTCTGGCAGCGCCCGACCATCGAGGGCAACATGGGCACCCTCAATGGCAAGGAATCGACCATGACCGGCGTCATGAACGCGAGCTGGTCGGGCGATCTCTACAAGACCGGCGGTGGCGCCACCTGGCTGGGCGGCACCTACGACCCGGAAACCAAGACGCTGTTCTTCGGCACCGGCAACCCGGCGCCCTGGAACTCGCACCTGCGTCCGGGCGACAACCTCTACACCTCCTCGACGCTGGCCATCGACCCGGCCAACGGCGACATCAAGTGGCACTACCAGACCACGCCGCACGACGGCTGGGACTTCGACGGCGTGAACGAGCTGGTGTCCTTCGACCTGAAGAAGGACGGACAGACCATCAAGGCCGGCGCCAAGGCCGACCGCAACGGCTTCTTCTACGTGCTCGACCGCACCAACGGGAAGCTGCTGAGCGCCTCGCCCTTCGTCACCAAGATCACCTGGGCCAAGGAGATCGACGTGAAGACCGGGCGGCCGGTCTACAACGACGACAACCGTCCGGGCACCCCGGTCGGCGCGGAGAAGGGCACGTCGGTCTTCGCCGCCCCGGCCTTCCTCGGCGCCAAGAACTGGATGCCAATGGCCTACAGCCCGGCAACCGAGCTGTTCTACGTCCCGGCCAACGAGTGGGGCATGGACATCTGGAACGAGCCGATCACCTACAAGAAGGGTGCGGCCTATCTGGGCGCCGGCTTCACCATCAAGCCGCTCTATGACGACTACATCGGCGCGCTGCGTGCCATCGACCCGAAGACCGGCAAGATCGTTTGGGAATACAAGAACCCGGCGCCGCTGTGGGGCGGCGTGCTGACCACCGGCGGCAACCTCGTCTTCACCGGCACGCCGGAGGGCTATCTGAAGGCGTTCGACGCGAAGTCCGGCAAGGAAGTCTGGAAGTTCAACACCGGCTCCGGCGTCGTCGGCTCCCCGGTCACCTGGGAACAGGACGGCGAGCAGTATGTGGCCGTTGTCTCCGGCTGGGGCGGTGCGGTGCCGCTGTGGGGCGGCGACGTCGCCAAGCTGGTCAAGGACATCAACCAGGGCGGCTCGCTCTGGGTCTTCAAGCTGCCGAAGGCCTGA
- a CDS encoding response regulator — MSRILIADDHPLVRDALRSAVLYSCQAQEIHEAGCLDETISILDSMHGGKGEPDLVLLDLNMPGMNGLTGLIALRRRFPAIPVAVVSAHEDRKVMLEAVRCGAAGFIPKSTPRDAIAGALRQILAGEVYLPASVEEGAAAEDEETAEIARRLSTLTAQQLRVLEMLGTGKLNKEIAYELSITETTVKAHVSAILQKLKVYSRTQAVVFANRLQLEKARFGI; from the coding sequence ATGAGCCGAATTCTGATTGCGGACGATCATCCGCTGGTGCGCGACGCCCTGCGCAGCGCCGTCCTCTATTCCTGCCAAGCGCAGGAGATCCACGAGGCTGGTTGCCTGGACGAAACCATCTCCATCCTCGACTCCATGCACGGCGGCAAGGGGGAGCCGGACCTCGTCCTGCTCGACCTCAACATGCCGGGCATGAACGGTCTGACCGGGCTGATCGCCCTGCGCCGCCGCTTCCCCGCCATCCCCGTCGCCGTCGTCTCGGCGCACGAGGACCGCAAGGTGATGCTGGAGGCGGTGCGCTGCGGCGCTGCGGGCTTCATCCCGAAATCGACGCCCCGGGACGCCATCGCCGGCGCTTTGCGCCAGATCCTGGCCGGGGAGGTCTATCTGCCCGCCTCGGTCGAGGAGGGAGCTGCGGCGGAGGACGAGGAAACGGCGGAGATCGCCCGCCGCCTGTCGACCCTGACCGCACAGCAGCTCCGCGTGCTGGAGATGCTGGGCACCGGCAAGCTGAACAAGGAAATCGCCTATGAGCTGAGCATCACGGAAACCACCGTGAAGGCCCACGTCTCGGCGATCCTGCAAAAGCTGAAGGTCTACAGCCGCACCCAGGCCGTGGTCTTCGCCAACCGCCTGCAACTGGAGAAGGCCCGCTTCGGCATTTGA
- a CDS encoding ABC transporter ATP-binding protein: MNSASCNPSSTGSPGGGRCALRLDIRSKRFAGREVIRGLSLTAAPGEFLALVGPSGCGKTTALTIAAGLDRDFDGTLDFGGPEPMLGCVFQTPRLLPWRTVRQNVALVLPKERRGDGTAERWLAAMGLEAVADEYPGRLSGGMARRVALARAFAVEPGLLLMDEPFVSLDEPTAQRMRALLATMLERSPATVLFVTHNLREAIQLADRILVMAPGPTRVAAEVPLETPRAVRDDALVERVRADLLARPEPAFRLLA, translated from the coding sequence TTGAACTCTGCGTCCTGCAACCCGTCGAGCACCGGCTCACCCGGTGGCGGCCGGTGCGCGCTGAGGCTTGATATCCGCTCCAAGCGCTTCGCCGGGCGGGAGGTCATCCGTGGCCTGTCGCTGACGGCCGCGCCGGGGGAGTTCCTGGCGCTGGTCGGCCCGTCCGGCTGCGGCAAGACCACCGCGCTGACCATCGCCGCCGGGCTGGACCGTGATTTCGACGGAACGCTCGACTTCGGCGGGCCGGAGCCGATGCTGGGCTGCGTGTTCCAGACGCCCCGCCTGCTGCCCTGGCGCACGGTGCGGCAGAACGTGGCGCTGGTGCTGCCCAAGGAGCGGCGCGGCGACGGCACCGCGGAGCGCTGGCTGGCCGCCATGGGTCTGGAGGCGGTGGCCGACGAATACCCGGGCCGCCTGTCCGGCGGCATGGCGCGGCGGGTGGCGCTGGCCCGCGCCTTCGCGGTCGAGCCGGGCCTGCTGCTGATGGACGAGCCCTTCGTCTCGCTGGACGAGCCGACGGCGCAGCGGATGCGCGCCCTTCTCGCAACGATGCTGGAGCGGTCCCCGGCCACCGTGCTGTTCGTCACCCACAATCTGCGCGAGGCGATCCAGCTGGCCGACCGCATCCTGGTGATGGCCCCCGGCCCGACGCGGGTGGCGGCGGAGGTGCCGCTGGAGACGCCCCGTGCCGTGCGCGACGACGCGCTGGTCGAGCGTGTGCGGGCGGACCTGCTGGCCCGGCCCGAACCGGCCTTCCGGCTGCTCGCCTGA
- a CDS encoding ABC transporter permease, protein MRWRRLAPVLSLALLVGLWAVAAELAASRSLPGPAAVLFVLVREAADGALFHHLGITLARMAAAFAIAMSIGSALGILLGRSATADRLFGLWLTVFLNIPALVVIVLAYVWFGLTEAAAVGAVAVNKIPNVVVVLREGTRAIDEQYVEMARTFRMARSDVLRHVLLPQLTPYFAAAARSGLALIWKIVLVVELLGRSDGVGFQIHLYFQMFDVAGILAYTVAFVAVVQLLELCVLQPVEHRLTRWRPVRAEA, encoded by the coding sequence ATGCGGTGGCGGCGGCTGGCCCCGGTCCTGTCGCTGGCTCTGCTGGTCGGGCTGTGGGCCGTCGCCGCGGAGCTGGCGGCAAGCCGCAGCCTGCCCGGCCCCGCCGCCGTGCTGTTCGTGCTGGTCCGCGAGGCGGCGGACGGCGCGCTGTTCCATCACCTGGGGATCACGCTGGCGCGCATGGCCGCGGCCTTCGCCATCGCCATGTCCATCGGCTCGGCGCTGGGCATCCTGCTCGGCCGCTCGGCCACGGCGGACCGGCTGTTCGGGCTGTGGCTGACCGTGTTCCTGAACATCCCGGCGCTGGTCGTGATCGTGCTCGCCTATGTCTGGTTCGGCCTGACCGAGGCGGCGGCGGTCGGCGCGGTCGCCGTCAACAAGATCCCCAACGTCGTGGTCGTCCTGCGCGAGGGAACGCGCGCCATCGACGAGCAGTATGTCGAGATGGCGCGGACCTTCCGCATGGCGCGGTCCGACGTGCTGCGCCATGTGCTGCTGCCCCAACTCACCCCCTACTTCGCCGCGGCGGCGCGGTCCGGCCTTGCGCTGATCTGGAAGATCGTGCTGGTGGTCGAGCTTCTGGGCCGCAGCGACGGGGTGGGATTCCAGATCCACCTTTACTTCCAGATGTTCGATGTGGCCGGCATTCTTGCGTACACCGTCGCCTTCGTGGCCGTCGTCCAACTCCTTGAACTCTGCGTCCTGCAACCCGTCGAGCACCGGCTCACCCGGTGGCGGCCGGTGCGCGCTGAGGCTTGA
- a CDS encoding ABC transporter substrate-binding protein, with product MRLMPLVRLFLLLALVCVATVARAADRPAVTIGVLKFGTVSWELDVIRHHRLDEAAGFELKLMELASGQAAQIALQGGAVDMIASDWLWVARQRATGADLTFIPHSAAVGALMVPAASPIASVADLKGKRIGVAGTPIDKSWLLLKALARDRYALDLDAAATPVFAAPPLLNQKATTGELDAVLNFWPYAARLQAAGMRTVIGVDGMMRDLGLSASVPAVGFVFHEGWARTNPAALDAFVAASRKAKAIMAQSDAEWDRLRPLMKAEDEATWAALRDQFRAGIPQRWTEEEREAAAKLYGLMAKLGGRELVGNAMALPNGTFWPGVRF from the coding sequence ATGCGCCTGATGCCCCTCGTCCGGCTGTTTCTGCTCCTGGCACTGGTCTGCGTCGCCACCGTGGCGCGTGCGGCGGACCGGCCCGCGGTGACCATCGGGGTGCTGAAGTTCGGCACGGTCAGCTGGGAGCTGGACGTCATCCGCCACCACCGGCTGGACGAGGCCGCCGGCTTCGAGCTGAAGCTGATGGAGCTGGCGAGCGGTCAAGCCGCCCAGATCGCCCTGCAGGGCGGCGCGGTGGACATGATCGCCAGCGACTGGCTGTGGGTGGCCCGCCAGCGCGCGACGGGGGCCGACCTGACCTTCATCCCTCATTCCGCGGCGGTCGGCGCGCTGATGGTGCCGGCGGCCTCGCCCATCGCCTCCGTCGCCGACCTGAAGGGCAAGCGCATCGGCGTCGCCGGAACCCCCATCGACAAGAGCTGGCTGCTGCTGAAGGCGCTGGCCCGCGACCGCTACGCGCTCGACCTCGACGCCGCGGCGACGCCGGTCTTCGCCGCCCCTCCCCTGCTCAACCAGAAGGCCACGACGGGGGAACTGGACGCGGTGCTGAATTTCTGGCCCTACGCCGCCCGTCTCCAGGCGGCGGGGATGCGGACGGTCATTGGGGTGGACGGGATGATGCGGGATCTCGGCCTGTCGGCCAGCGTGCCGGCGGTCGGCTTCGTCTTCCATGAGGGCTGGGCCAGGACCAACCCGGCGGCGCTCGACGCCTTCGTCGCCGCCTCGCGCAAGGCCAAGGCGATCATGGCTCAATCGGACGCAGAATGGGACCGGCTGCGCCCGCTGATGAAGGCGGAGGACGAGGCCACCTGGGCGGCGCTGCGCGACCAGTTCCGCGCCGGCATCCCGCAGCGCTGGACGGAGGAGGAGCGGGAGGCCGCCGCCAAGCTCTACGGGCTGATGGCCAAGCTCGGCGGGCGGGAGCTGGTGGGCAACGCCATGGCCCTGCCGAATGGCACCTTCTGGCCGGGGGTCCGCTTCTGA
- a CDS encoding PQQ-dependent catabolism-associated CXXCW motif protein: MRARWLSAAGLALLLAGPAGGAAADAVPVPDGYRMTEYRSPTPASLPGAETVNTAQARALVESGAALPINVMKLDRSTLPGGPWLVPKPFPQIPGSVWLPNVGLGTLTPELDGYFRSSLERLTGGDRGRGLLFYCLADCWMSWNAGKRALEMGYRRVLWYRDGADGWAEAGLPTEEGKPVPVAAP, from the coding sequence GTGCGCGCACGTTGGTTGAGCGCCGCCGGACTGGCGCTGCTGCTGGCCGGGCCGGCGGGAGGCGCCGCAGCGGACGCGGTTCCGGTGCCCGACGGCTACCGGATGACCGAATACCGGTCGCCGACCCCGGCGTCGCTGCCCGGGGCGGAGACGGTGAACACGGCGCAGGCCCGCGCGCTGGTGGAGTCGGGTGCCGCTCTTCCCATCAACGTGATGAAGCTGGATCGCAGCACGCTGCCCGGCGGTCCCTGGCTGGTTCCAAAGCCCTTTCCGCAGATCCCCGGCAGCGTCTGGCTTCCCAACGTCGGGCTTGGAACTCTGACGCCGGAGTTGGACGGTTATTTCCGGTCCAGCCTGGAGCGGCTGACCGGCGGCGACCGCGGGCGCGGCCTGCTGTTTTACTGTCTGGCGGATTGCTGGATGTCGTGGAACGCGGGCAAGCGAGCCCTGGAGATGGGCTACCGCCGCGTCCTCTGGTACCGCGACGGGGCGGACGGCTGGGCCGAGGCGGGCCTGCCGACCGAGGAGGGAAAGCCGGTTCCGGTCGCCGCACCGTAA
- a CDS encoding c-type cytochrome: MTVSRFVIAAALLLAAGTANAESGPQPKTAEEAAGKQIFHQCAACHSLDSSKNAFGPSLYNVVGRKAGSIPRFDYSNALKTSNITWTEDNLRHWIAGNDNFVPGTRMRHVAITDPAEQDYLIAFLKSLKQ, encoded by the coding sequence ATGACCGTTTCCAGATTCGTCATCGCCGCCGCCCTTCTGCTTGCCGCCGGCACGGCCAACGCCGAAAGCGGGCCGCAGCCCAAGACGGCCGAGGAGGCCGCCGGCAAGCAGATCTTCCATCAGTGCGCGGCCTGCCACTCGCTGGATTCCAGCAAGAACGCCTTCGGCCCGAGCCTGTACAACGTCGTCGGGCGCAAGGCCGGCTCGATCCCGCGCTTCGACTATTCCAACGCGCTGAAGACGTCCAACATCACCTGGACCGAGGACAACCTGCGCCACTGGATCGCCGGCAACGACAATTTCGTCCCCGGCACCCGCATGCGCCACGTCGCCATCACCGACCCGGCGGAGCAGGACTACCTGATCGCCTTCCTGAAGTCGCTGAAGCAGTAA
- a CDS encoding cupin domain-containing protein — translation MEITRVGAQPSVTGPADWFTGTVRIDPLVQTEAPARTAAANVTFEPGARTAWHTHPLGQTLIVTAGFGRVQREGGPIEEIRPGDVVWFPPGEKHWHGASPTMFMTHIAIQEQLDGKTVDWMEKVSDEQYGA, via the coding sequence ATGGAGATCACTCGGGTTGGCGCTCAGCCATCCGTCACCGGACCGGCCGACTGGTTCACCGGCACGGTCCGCATCGACCCCCTCGTTCAGACCGAAGCCCCGGCCCGCACCGCGGCGGCCAACGTCACCTTCGAACCCGGCGCCCGCACGGCGTGGCACACCCATCCCCTGGGGCAGACCCTGATCGTCACCGCCGGCTTCGGCCGGGTCCAGCGCGAGGGCGGCCCCATCGAGGAGATCCGCCCCGGCGACGTCGTCTGGTTCCCGCCCGGCGAGAAGCACTGGCACGGCGCATCGCCGACCATGTTCATGACCCACATCGCCATCCAGGAGCAGTTGGACGGCAAGACCGTGGACTGGATGGAAAAGGTCTCCGACGAACAGTACGGGGCGTGA
- a CDS encoding disulfide bond formation protein B, translating into MMNRLPIDDPRYTAGLLAIASAGVLAAALFFQFVLGYQPCVLCLWQRVPYGAVMAFGIVTLLFRQWRGLGDALLVASGLALLAGAGIAAYHVGVEQHWWAGTSACGAGGRAPQTLEELRAQVLAAPVTRCDEVAWSLFGISMAGYNVVISLALSAFAFAAARAAYIRTSVSRTFA; encoded by the coding sequence ATGATGAACCGCCTCCCGATCGACGATCCGCGCTACACCGCCGGGCTTCTGGCCATCGCCAGTGCCGGCGTGCTGGCCGCCGCGCTGTTTTTCCAGTTCGTGCTGGGCTACCAGCCCTGCGTGCTGTGCCTGTGGCAGCGCGTGCCCTACGGTGCGGTGATGGCCTTCGGCATCGTCACCCTGCTGTTCCGCCAATGGCGCGGGCTGGGCGACGCGCTGCTGGTGGCGAGCGGGCTGGCCCTGCTGGCCGGTGCGGGGATCGCCGCCTATCATGTGGGGGTGGAGCAGCATTGGTGGGCCGGCACCTCGGCCTGCGGCGCCGGCGGGCGCGCGCCCCAGACTCTGGAGGAATTGCGCGCCCAGGTGCTCGCCGCCCCGGTCACCCGCTGCGACGAAGTGGCGTGGTCGCTGTTCGGGATTTCGATGGCGGGCTACAACGTCGTGATTTCGCTGGCGCTGTCCGCCTTCGCCTTCGCGGCGGCCCGCGCCGCCTACATCCGGACCTCGGTTTCCAGGACCTTCGCATGA
- a CDS encoding demethoxyubiquinone hydroxylase family protein, whose product MTPLDTAAAVPSAAAPSTGESPAPRPRPRGRLPGDPTPEQRLARIVRVDHAGEYGAKRIYEGQLSVMGRGRHAKTLRHMADQELEHLQYFEKQLVARQVRPTVLQPLWHVAGFLLGAGTAVMGERAAMACTVAVEQVIDGHYEAQLKHLGPEEKELKTSILKFQAEEVEHRDIGLLNGAEQAPAYPVLSAAIKAGTKAVIWVAERV is encoded by the coding sequence ATGACCCCGCTCGACACCGCTGCCGCTGTTCCGTCCGCCGCTGCCCCGTCCACCGGCGAGTCTCCCGCCCCCCGGCCCCGTCCGCGCGGGCGCTTGCCCGGCGACCCGACTCCGGAGCAGCGGCTGGCGCGGATCGTGCGCGTGGACCATGCTGGCGAGTATGGGGCCAAGCGCATCTACGAAGGCCAGCTCTCCGTCATGGGCCGGGGCCGGCACGCCAAGACCCTGCGCCACATGGCCGACCAGGAGCTGGAGCATCTCCAGTATTTCGAGAAGCAGCTCGTCGCCCGTCAGGTGCGCCCGACCGTGCTGCAGCCGCTGTGGCACGTGGCCGGTTTCCTGCTGGGCGCCGGGACCGCGGTGATGGGCGAGCGGGCGGCCATGGCCTGCACCGTCGCCGTTGAGCAGGTCATCGACGGCCATTACGAGGCGCAGTTGAAGCACCTCGGCCCGGAGGAGAAGGAGTTGAAGACCTCCATCCTCAAATTCCAGGCGGAGGAGGTGGAGCACCGCGACATCGGCCTGCTCAACGGCGCGGAGCAGGCCCCGGCCTATCCGGTGCTGTCCGCCGCCATCAAGGCCGGCACCAAGGCGGTCATCTGGGTGGCAGAACGGGTATGA
- a CDS encoding DUF1289 domain-containing protein — protein MDDENPCVGICIIGEDGYCEGCGRSEDEIYGTPPAPSPIPAETGVDDKAA, from the coding sequence ATGGACGACGAGAACCCCTGCGTGGGCATCTGCATCATCGGCGAGGATGGCTATTGCGAAGGCTGCGGGCGGAGCGAGGACGAGATCTACGGGACTCCGCCCGCCCCGTCCCCCATTCCGGCGGAAACGGGAGTGGACGATAAGGCCGCCTGA
- a CDS encoding HNH endonuclease, with the protein MAPPPDHCPALVLNADFRPLSYFPLSLWSWQEAVKAVFLDRVNIISEYDRVVRSPTFEVKLPSVISLKEFIPATRRPAFTRFNVFLRDRFACQYCGHHFPTQELTFDHVIPRSRGGRTTWDNVVTSCSACNLAKGNRLPHSCGMIPLSPPFQPSAYQLQENGRAFPPNFLHESWRDFLYWDTELDPM; encoded by the coding sequence TTGGCTCCACCACCCGATCACTGTCCGGCCCTGGTGCTGAACGCCGACTTCCGGCCGCTCAGCTACTTCCCTCTGTCGCTCTGGTCCTGGCAGGAGGCGGTTAAGGCCGTCTTTCTGGACCGGGTGAACATCATCTCCGAGTATGACCGCGTCGTCCGCTCCCCCACCTTCGAGGTCAAGCTGCCGAGCGTCATTTCGTTGAAGGAGTTCATCCCGGCGACGCGGCGGCCGGCCTTCACCCGATTCAACGTTTTCCTGCGCGATCGCTTCGCCTGCCAGTATTGTGGTCACCACTTCCCCACCCAGGAACTGACCTTCGACCACGTCATTCCACGGTCGCGCGGCGGGCGCACCACCTGGGACAACGTCGTCACCTCCTGCTCGGCCTGCAATCTGGCGAAGGGAAACAGGCTGCCGCACAGTTGCGGCATGATCCCCCTCAGTCCCCCGTTCCAGCCGAGTGCCTACCAGCTTCAAGAGAACGGACGTGCATTCCCGCCAAACTTCCTTCACGAAAGTTGGCGGGATTTTCTTTATTGGGACACCGAACTCGATCCGATGTAG
- the gluQRS gene encoding tRNA glutamyl-Q(34) synthetase GluQRS, producing MTDVVTRFAPSPTGHLHLGHAHSALFGWITARKAGGRFLLRIEDIDPQRCRPEFDRDLREDLAWLGLTWEEPVRRQSEHLDDYRAALARLADLGAVYPCFCTRKDIAAEIARAGHAPHGPDGPLYPGTCRGLSEPERQDRIAAGAAYAVRLDVGKAMAMTGPLRWHDRRRGWQDAMPSLLGDIVLARKDVPTSYHLAVTLDDHLQGVTLVTRGSDLFFATHAHRLLQELLRVVPPDYDHHSLLVNERGERLAKRDNAKTLRSLRESGLTAAAVRVQAGFPEEL from the coding sequence ATGACCGACGTCGTCACCCGCTTCGCGCCGAGCCCGACCGGCCACCTCCATCTCGGGCACGCCCATTCCGCCCTGTTCGGCTGGATCACCGCCCGCAAGGCCGGGGGGCGTTTCCTGCTGCGCATCGAGGACATCGATCCGCAGCGCTGCCGTCCCGAGTTCGACCGCGACCTGCGCGAGGATCTGGCCTGGCTGGGCCTGACCTGGGAGGAGCCGGTGCGCCGCCAGTCGGAGCATCTGGACGATTACCGCGCCGCGCTGGCGCGGCTCGCCGATCTGGGCGCCGTCTATCCCTGCTTCTGCACCCGCAAGGACATCGCCGCGGAGATCGCCCGCGCCGGCCACGCGCCGCACGGTCCGGACGGTCCGCTCTATCCGGGCACCTGCCGCGGTCTGTCGGAGCCGGAGCGGCAGGACCGCATCGCCGCAGGGGCGGCCTATGCCGTGCGACTGGATGTGGGAAAGGCCATGGCGATGACCGGGCCGCTGCGCTGGCACGACCGGCGGCGCGGCTGGCAGGACGCCATGCCGAGCCTCCTCGGCGACATCGTCCTGGCCCGCAAGGACGTCCCGACAAGCTATCATCTGGCGGTCACCCTGGACGATCACCTCCAGGGCGTGACGCTGGTTACGCGTGGAAGTGATCTCTTTTTCGCGACACACGCGCATCGACTTCTTCAGGAACTTCTTCGAGTCGTCCCTCCTGATTACGATCATCACTCTCTGCTGGTGAATGAGCGGGGCGAGCGTCTTGCCAAGCGGGACAACGCCAAGACCTTGCGATCCCTTCGGGAATCAGGGCTGACGGCGGCGGCGGTGCGCGTCCAGGCCGGCTTTCCAGAAGAATTATGA